In one Micromonospora polyrhachis genomic region, the following are encoded:
- a CDS encoding FAD-dependent monooxygenase, which yields MTNPQVIVIGAGPTGLMLAAELGLAGVRAVVVERLLQRSGQSKALGIQPRSAEVLELRGLLEPLMDQAVQLVPGGHFAGLRLDFTTWDTRHPYMIGIPQGRVEALLEERLAALGVPVLRGYEVTALAQDDDGVEATVHGPDGETRLRGRYLVGCDGGRSTVRELLGIDFSGLDGRLLSVVADITLDDPDGAVSATWSLPVMTPDRTGKGYLAPIGDGVHRFLFYGAEQQTLSRDTPISEAEVGRALHHTVGPGVELTGIHWASRFTDASRQVERYRHGRVLLAGDAAHIHSPMGGQGLNLGLQDAFNLGWKLAAEVHGWAHPGLLDTYHAERHPVAARVLANTRAQAVLLVHDEENLALRDIVSDLLGVPEANRIVAGMISGLDIRYDLPGPSHPLLGRHLPDLDLETPDGSDRVARLLRDGRALLLTSVAPAAFAEVVAPWGTRVHHVSVTAGLGADAVLVRPDGYVGWAAAVGVTGDMAALGAASRLWAGMTTSRPRNDHQPTS from the coding sequence GTGACGAACCCCCAAGTGATCGTTATCGGTGCCGGGCCTACCGGGCTCATGCTGGCCGCCGAACTCGGCCTGGCTGGCGTCCGCGCCGTCGTCGTGGAACGGCTGCTTCAGCGCAGCGGGCAGTCCAAGGCCCTCGGCATCCAGCCCCGATCGGCGGAGGTGCTGGAGCTACGCGGTCTGCTGGAACCGCTGATGGATCAGGCGGTGCAGTTGGTGCCGGGTGGCCACTTCGCCGGACTACGACTGGACTTCACCACCTGGGACACCCGGCACCCGTACATGATCGGGATACCGCAGGGGAGAGTCGAGGCCCTGTTGGAGGAGCGGCTTGCCGCGCTGGGCGTCCCGGTCCTACGCGGGTACGAGGTGACCGCCCTGGCACAGGACGACGACGGGGTCGAGGCGACCGTACACGGGCCGGACGGCGAGACCCGGCTGCGGGGCCGTTACCTGGTTGGCTGTGACGGTGGGCGCAGTACGGTCCGCGAGCTGCTGGGTATCGACTTTTCCGGGCTGGACGGTCGTCTGCTCTCGGTGGTTGCCGATATCACCCTGGATGATCCGGACGGTGCCGTGTCGGCGACCTGGAGTCTGCCGGTCATGACCCCGGACCGGACCGGCAAGGGCTACCTGGCCCCGATCGGTGACGGCGTACACCGCTTCCTGTTCTACGGGGCGGAGCAGCAGACACTCTCCCGGGACACCCCGATCAGCGAGGCCGAGGTGGGCCGGGCGCTGCACCACACCGTCGGACCCGGCGTCGAGTTGACCGGAATCCACTGGGCCTCCCGCTTCACCGATGCGTCCCGGCAGGTCGAACGGTACCGCCATGGCCGGGTCCTGCTCGCCGGGGACGCCGCGCATATCCACTCGCCGATGGGTGGCCAGGGACTCAACCTCGGTCTCCAGGACGCGTTCAACCTGGGCTGGAAGCTCGCGGCGGAGGTGCACGGTTGGGCGCACCCGGGCCTGCTCGACACCTACCACGCCGAGCGGCATCCGGTGGCGGCCCGGGTACTGGCGAACACCCGGGCGCAGGCGGTCCTACTCGTCCACGACGAGGAGAACCTCGCGTTGCGCGACATTGTGTCCGACCTGCTGGGCGTGCCGGAGGCCAATCGGATCGTCGCCGGCATGATCTCGGGTCTCGACATCCGTTACGACCTGCCCGGCCCGTCGCATCCGCTGCTCGGTCGGCACCTGCCGGACCTCGACCTGGAAACGCCAGACGGGTCCGACCGGGTGGCCCGGTTACTGCGCGACGGGCGGGCACTTCTGCTGACGTCGGTGGCTCCGGCTGCGTTCGCCGAGGTAGTCGCGCCCTGGGGAACCCGCGTCCACCACGTTTCCGTCACGGCTGGGCTGGGAGCGGATGCGGTGCTGGTACGCCCCGACGGCTACGTCGGTTGGGCAGCTGCCGTCGGTGTCACTGGCGACATGGCCGCACTGGGTGCCGCGTCGAGGCTCTGGGCGGGTATGACCACCAGCCGACCTCGTAACGACCACCAGCCGACCTCGTAA